One segment of Manihot esculenta cultivar AM560-2 chromosome 4, M.esculenta_v8, whole genome shotgun sequence DNA contains the following:
- the LOC110612701 gene encoding triacylglycerol lipase OBL1, whose product MATPPPTFLIVDPHKGRKRDIFNFLFMKNEWSGMRFLDGSDEGVVRGAVSDHRWILLVSVIIRRILAFINTPLMYLGYVVDFFLNLISQNGGVSGILCNSLQGKLMIPKKGTENFISTIGQLDGRIELYKTEIMSEKVDDSVSADAYHMRSGLGNRYLMDLCIMASKLVYENENVVKNVVERYWKMHFVDFYNCWNENQKEENTQVFICCDKPKDANLIVISFRGTEPFNAQDWSTDFDFSWYEVEKVGKIHVGFLEAMGLGSRGDPSTFKNHLRRKLAGFFHLNQETETMMMEWAKKSAYYAVSMKLKSLLTEHRNAKFVVTGHSLGGALAILFPCVLVIQEETEIIRRLLNIYTFGQPRIGDAQLGKFMEAHLNFPANRYYRVVYCNDMVPRVPFDDKVFAFKHFGVCLYYDSRYFGQFMDEEPNKNFFGLKNFIPMRVNVVWEIFRSFAIGHTHGQEYKESWFCTFFRALGLVLPGIAAHSPIDYVNSVRLGRERRTPLSSLKSFVRKPHDG is encoded by the exons ATGGCTACTCCTCCGCCAACCTTCCTCATAGTGGACCCACACaagggaagaaaaagagatataTTCAACTTCTTGTTCATGAAAAATGAATGGAGTGGAATGAGGTTCTTGGATGGCTCAGACGAGGGAGTTGTGCGAGGTGCAGTATCTGATCACAGGTGGATTTTATTGGTGTCTGTTATAATTCGGAGAATCCTTGCCTTTATTAATACTCCATTGATGTATCTTGGCTACGTGGTTGATTTCTTCCTCAACCTTATTTCTCAAAATGGTGGCGTCTCTGGTATACTTTGTAACTCTCTCCAAG GAAAGCTGATGATACCAAAGAAAGGAACAGAAAACTTTATAAGCACTATTGGACAGTTGGATGGACGAATAGAGCTATACAAAACTGAAATAATGTCGGAGAAGGTAGATGATTCTGTTTCTGCAGATGCATATCACATGAGATCAGGTTTGGGGAATCGGTATCTCATGGACCTTTGTATCATGGCGTCTAAGCTTGTTTATGAGAATGAGAACGTTGTTAAAAACGTTGTCGAACGATACTGGAAG ATGCATTTCGTGGACTTCTACAACTGCTGGAATG aaaATCAAAAGGAAGAAAACACCCAAGTGTTCATTTGCTGCGACAAGCCTAAAGATGCAAACTTGATAGTGATCAGCTTTAGGGGCACAGAACCATTTAACGCTCAAGATTGGAGCACTGATTTCGATTTCTCATGGTATGAGGTCGAAAAAGTGGGAAAAATTCATGTCGGATTCTTAGAAGCTATGGGTTTGGGCAGCAGAGGAGATCCTTCCACCTTCAAAAATCACCTTCGCAGGAAGCTTGCAGGTTTCTTCCATTTAAATCAAGAAACTGAGACAATGATGATGGAGTGGGCAAAGAAAAGTGCGTATTATGCTGTGTCCATGAAGCTAAAAAGCTTGTTAACGGAGCACAGGAATGCAAAGTTCGTAGTCACTGGACATAGCTTAGGAGGAGCTCTTGCTATACTTTTCCCATGCGTGCTAGTGATTCAGGAGGAGACAGAGATTATACGAAGGTTGCTAAATATATACACATTTGGACAACCAAGGATCGGAGATGCACAACTTGGAAAATTCATGGAGGCTCATTTGAACTTCCCAGCTAATAGATACTATAGGGTAGTTTATTGCAACGACATGGTTCCTCGTGTGCCTTTCGACGACAAGGTCTTCGCCTTCAAGCACTTCGGAGTCTGCCTTTACTACGACAGTCGCTACTTCGGACAA TTTATGGATGAGGAGCCGAACAAAAACTTCTTTGGATTGAAGAACTTCATCCCCATGCGTGTGAATGTAGTGTGGGAGATTTTCAGGAGTTTTGCAATAGGCCACACACACGGGCAAGAGTACAAGGAGAGTTGGTTCTGCACATTTTTTAGAGCATTGGGTTTGGTGCTTCCTGGAATTGCTGCTCATAGTCCTATAGATTATGTCAACTCAGTGAGGCTTGGAAGGGAGCGCAGAACTCCATTGTCATCTTTGAAAAGCTTCGTTCGCAAACCACACGATGGTTAA